TTTTGCAACATATGGACAACAGTACTGTTTATCAATTAAGTAATTTCTGcttatgtgtgcatatgtgcttTTTAGTAACAGATCTGGAAATACTGGCTGGATGACTTGCTGGTGCGTTTGTAGACGGGGATGTGAGTAGGAGAGAAGGGGCTCTCACATGGGCTCTTCTGCAGTGGGGATGTGAACACAGGGCTCCTCTCTGACCTATCTACCTCCTGGGTGGCTGATTTATCCGGAGCTGGCCTGTTTGTAGGTGGGTGCACGCCCTGCAGCTTAACTGTGGTGGCTGCCACTTCAGTAGACCCAGTCCTTCTTCTTAGGGGGCTCAGATAAATCTGCATAGTCActaagtgtgggggtgaggttggggggagggggggaagcAAGGATTATAGGATTAAGGTAGAATGCGATGGTACATTTAGAACAGAGACACAAAGGAACATCAACAATCACATAAGAATATATTTCTTTTtgtatattttaaaaaaagttttccaATATTTCCCCTTCTGAAATACTGCAATATTTTTGTTACTGAAGATTAATTGAGATCAACCAAATGCGAGATGGCACGAGGTCTACCTTTGCAGTGAGATACATGTTGTCTTCCTAAGAACAGaagaaaacaaagaacaaaaatagCATGACATTTTTCATCAGATTTTAGATCTCCATACAAAAGTCAGTAGAATATAACATGTCAGTATAGAATGCATACAGTATGGAAGTTTTTCAAATGTTCCTTAAATGACTCCCCTACCTAGAACACGGGTACTGGCATCCTTTGGTCTGTTGCAGGTTGAAGGTGAGCAAGTTGAGCACGTAATGACAGGACATGATATTCAGTATTCAGGATTGTCAGATTGTTTGCAAACCTCAGACTAACTACTCTGACCATGCTGACCTCTCTTGGAGTTTCCTGCTGGTGCTTGTGTTGGTGATGGATGCAGGAAGTTTCCGGCCTCCAGAATCACTTGGGCACCCTTTCACACTGCCTGGTGGACTGCTGACAAACATGACGAAAAAATTAGACCACGAAAGGTGGTCAGTGTAGTTAACAGCTGACAGTTTAGTGGGGCTGACAGTGTGAGTGGGGCTGCAGAAGTCAGAATTTTTCAAATGTTATTGTCAACATGGTACCTCTTGCTGACTGGGGAAGGGCTGAAGACCCTAGAGGACACAgaagagggtggtgtggaggtggagcccTTCTTCAGTAGGGGTGTGGTGTTGCTGGTGCCTCTGGTGGACAAGGCCAGAGACACAGGCCTGGCTTCTGGAGAAAAAAATCAACATTTGAGGTTTGCTTCAGTGATTATCCCGACAATGTAAAATTCAGATAATCTGCACCAACATGTATCTAACGTAGACCTCATGATGTAAAATCTCAAGGAAACCAGCTGTTGTGACACTATAAGAGAAATCAGTCGAGTGTGGATGTGAGATACCAAGAACAGGCCCTCTCTTTTTCAAACCAGCAGACTGTTCCTCAGAGATGTTGAGTCTCTTGAGCACATCTGCCAATGCCACCTTTAGCAGCTGGATCTCATCCTCCTGCATCTGGACTCGTTGCTCAAGATAGGTGAGTCGATCAGCCACCTTCATGCTGCTGGATGCTGAGCTGTGGTCATCTATCACACATACAACAGAAAGGTCTACTTCCCACAGGATGCTTCACAGCTGATTTAACAGTCTTCCCAGCACAGTGGTGCAGTTAGCCAGGGCCCATAATCTAACAGCATGTAAATGATTTGAGAAGATTGCccattaaaatataaatttttgCAGATCAGATATCTAAGCCTAGTGAAGATACAGAGATAACTACATCCAGTGATAACTACACAAGATAGATTAAATATTAGATCTATGCAAATCTGTGACATTGGTGCACACAATATGGGGAGGATTACAGGAACTAAGACCTCAACAGCTTTGCTTTCTGCCATTTGTGTCTTGAAGGGCCAGATTCACTGAGTAAACATCATGTCTATGAAGGGAGTTCTGGAGAACTGTGATCACGTATGTTATTAACACATACAAATATGAGATTGAGTGTTCCCATTCTTCCCATTTCTGTTCAGCAATGTTATTTTTAAGGCCCAAATAAAGCCTGGgatgaaaacagtgtttaatCCCAGAGTGCTAAATGGGTATTAGCAATACGCCATCTTGTTGGAGCAGTCCTGAAATCCCTGTGTGTTCAGTTATCTGACATTTATGTAGTTATAAAAGGTGATAGAACAAACAAGTAGTAGAGACTCTGGGATCCTCCGCACAACCAAATGTTGCTCCTTCAACTTATTTCACTGCGGGCATCCAATAAATTTTTCAGATTGTATCAGATTATCATGGTACGATTTAACCTTTGTGCAAATAAAATGAAACCTATTTATTAAAAGGATAAACACACTGACCTTCTAAGACGTCAGCTCTAGGGGTCAGTAGCAAAGCTTCAGGGTGTAGATGTTCCAGCTGAGCTCCTCCATCTTGAGCAACTATAGTCCTAGATGGTTCCAGCGGGTCCTCCATGCATGTGTCTGCAGCCACTTCCACATCTTCCTCCATGTAACAGAGCGcttcctcagtgtgtgtgtgtgtgtgtgtgtgtgtgcagggaatGCACCTAAAATGTGTAACAGGCCTCAGTACTGTACACTCCACCTACCCTGTGAGCTTGCTAACTCTCCACAATGAATAGACACTTATGTCTTTATATGTGTGACGTCATTGTTCCCAGATTACTGGTTCTGGTAAGCCATCTTAAGCTTATCCAAAGataggtgtgtatgtgcatgtcttGAGTTTGAGTATTAGGTGAAGACAGAGCCTTGTGTATGTCAAACACCAGAGTGGCTGGATAAAAAGACCACTTGCTTTTCCTTAAACCATGATCAcctaaatttattaaaacaacaaacattttttttattaattctaAATATATTCTAGGTCTAATGTTTTTCTACATAGTCAGATTAAGGGTTCGTGAATGGAGCCTACTCGTATGAGTTATACCTTGTAGTAAACTCTGTGCTTATACAAACCAAGAGACGATCAGGTAATAAACCTGATTAAGAGAATTCATTCATTCTCAGGAAGTAAATTTTCTCTGAGTCAGACAAAGCAGGGGCTGGATAGATGAAATAAGGGAGTCTCAATTAACCTCACATGACGTGTCCTGGTTATCTCATTAACAGTATCATACTTGTTAATGTCACGGTACAGACGCCCCCTGCTAGTCGCCCTGTCATCAGCAGAATTTCATGTGTAGTCTTGTTGTTATGACATTGTGGTCCCTCATGTGGGCGGGACCCATCAGGAAACCCGACACCTGAGGGtcttgtctgtctatatatgtcatgtctttgtaccagttgactgctgttCATTGTAGCCTTAGTTTGGATTAGTTCACAGCTTTTGAGATTAGCGCTTTAACCACTAATTCTACCTTTTCCCCAAGACTGTCGTGGTTACTTCCAAGACATAACAGTCCCTCTTTATAACTCCTTATAAATTAATTAATCAGAAAATTGTAAGCCATCTAGACCATATCGTCATATCTCACATTTAATGGTGGTGTTATGTGAGTGCATAAAGTTCACAAGCAGTACTTGGGAAGGCACAATACATTAGAGATTATAGCTGTACTCTAAACACAGGAATGCCACACAACGTCCAATAAAAAGGCCTCAACTTATTCGAAACAGCAAGACATACAGGAAGGAGCAGAGCgatcacaaaaacacacacacgcttgacGACTGATACACTCCCACGCTGCTCACATAAGTACTGTGTTTTAAGTAATCCCATcctgtcagcaaatacagtacAGGCAGTACTGATGTTCTGGAAAGGGTGCCGCCCACCGAGCCATCAGGGCTGTGTCCTGCCCCCCACTGGCTCGATCAGAGTCGGAGACCTGCAGGATGTCTGCATGACAGCAAACTTTACTGTAGATCAAGGCAGGCACGCTTGGTTTGGCACACTTGGTAGGGCATTCTTAGGATTATGGACAAGACCAAGGTGCCAAGCACGAATATTTGTGGATAAATTATACGTAAAGCACAAACACAGAGATATATATGAGAGATGTATTTGTATGATGATCCTACACGTGCTTGCTTTGGTTCCTTCTGAAAAGCACTATGAATGAATTCCTAAGTTACTTATTGGTCTGATGAAACCTAGCTAATCTCAGATGTAATTTAATCATTCTGTATTTGAAGCTGGCATATATTCTTAggtgtgtatttattttttattttattgcccCTATTCTGTGCAACCTGGCCAAGCCAGACACATTTCCAGAAAGGTGCaataatgtttatttaaattcaAGTAAATGCTGACATCTCCTGGTGAAAACGTCAGTGCACGCTTTACAATTCCTCAAACTGCTCTCCAAGTTCTTATTGGATTTAACCCCTTTGTGTTGTAACCCCCAAGAAATAATCTTTAATTACATACCAGTCTTGCATGATTACATGTTGTTGAGTTTCTTAAGCAATATTAATATCCATGTATAATTTTAGAGAATGCATTTAAAATTGGTTGAGCTGAAATTATATTACACATTTTATAATTGTTTTTAGAGTGTCAGTATTAGTTAAGGAAATTGAACTAATTTTGAAATGGAATATTCTGGAAAATGTCTTATAGTACATTCACTGGGAGTGTTATTCTTTCTGTTGGAACATCTTGTGAGAATTATAAGTACATGAGGGGAAAATAAACAGGAGTTCCTCTGAAGTCTCTTTAAGTGAACATTACCCACATTATTAAGGACATTGGTCATGTTTTGTCCAGTGCTTTCATACAGCTACCGTTCCAGCTGTCCACGGGGCCTGATACACTTAAACATGCAAGTCTGAACAAGCAGCTTCTTCAGTGTGCTATGTCTGGTCCATTACAGTGTGTAAAGACTGTTAAACTGTACTTATCCGCGATTGAGGCAGACCTGGCAGGGCTTGTGTGCTTGACTACTGATATCAGACCTGTGTAATAATATGGATTTTGTAAAGTATAAATGCTGATGAAATTACTCTTCAGgttttattgaattaaatataaaTTCAGTTAAACTGACTGAGTTGAAATGTTTGCTGTGTAAATCTGTGGTCAGGAAGTGGCAAAAACCAGTTATTGTAATTTTATGCAAAGTGGAAGTCGCTCTTCCAGTCACCTGACTTCATAGGGTCACCTTGAATTCATGTATACTGAGGTGAGGACAAgcagcaaaaaacaaacaaggaaaaaacaaataaaactgcTTTTAACAAAAAGACCTTTTATAAATACTCTTTCATTTGAACAATAATCAGCAGGGATTCTTGTCGTCATTGAGAAaaataacacacaaaaaacaagtGCATGACAAAGCAACACAAATGGTcagaaacccccccccacccccaagcaaacaaaaataactCCTTCAATCCATTTTCCTACTCTATCAAAATATATATTAGCAATAAGCATTAAACTAGCAACATAGAAAGCaaccaaaaataaatattaGTATTGGTCAGGAGAGGGGAAACCAAAACACCTCTTGTTTTTGGTCATTGTGGTTATGGTTAAAAAGGAATCGGGACTCGTGCAAAGCCACATCATTGATTTTCATTGCAGAAAAGTGGTCAACTCCCATGATACTGAGAGATTCCACATCCTTAAAAATTTCACATCCACATAAAATATGTAACTAGTTACTATGGCTACCAATAAGAAGGTTCACCTGCATTTATGTAAGAAAAGTAAAAGATATTTAGCTCCATGCTAACTGCTCAAGGTTTAGTCAGAGCTCCAACATAGTCTGGCGAGTTAATGACTATTCTGGAAACTTTTCTGTGAATTCCTACGAGAGGCAGTTCTTAGGGTCTCCATGGAACATGCTGGTGATCTAGTGTTCAAGAAACCTCAAAGACCACATGTAACATTCTCTAGAAATCAACCAAAAACATGAAATAAGATGAAAAAATAAAGACATAAAGCACATATAGCAGTCTCAGTATGTGTCCATATCCAAACAACCAGTGGAGTGGAATTATCACATGGTCTTCTTGGTCCAATATGCATTCAGAGAACACCATTCTGAAGTTTACAGTCTATAATAAACTACCATGCTTTTAATGTAAGCTAGACTTGCCTGTCCAAGTGTAATTAGGTGATATTTGGCTCATTTCAGATAAACCAACACACAAGTCAAATTACAGTCAATGGGAAAAGGCAACATGTAAAATGAATATTGTTTCTTACGAAAATGATTCACAGCAACTGATACTTCACGTACCTACTGTATCTCACTATGGTGTGGTGAAGGAAGCCTAGCAGTGACAGCAGCCATTTTGTACAGTTACTAGTTGCCAATACTACCCCACATatgcattaacacacacaggGGCCCCCCAAACGGCCCCacatatgtatatacacacagggGCCCCCCAAACTGCCCcacatatgcaaatacacacagggCCCCCCCAAACTGTcccacatatgcatatacacacagggGCCTACATCAAAGAGAGTGCTTTGGTTTTTAACCCCTTGATGCCAACATGGGTTTCCATAAATACAACAATTTTAGTTTTACTGAAGACTTTacaacttaaaaaaataaatcaaacaacCAAAAACATGACAATCAAAAACCACAAGTATTGCAATAGCACTTCAAAACACTTTCCAACTAAGATGACTTTTTTACTTGAAATATAGATATCTATAtagtttgtatactcaatgttaaaTAACTTCTTTAAATATAATTACAAGTCTCGTAAGTAATAGAAATGTATTGTGcaacattttatctcatttgaAAGATGGTCTGATGATTCCTAAATCAAGATATGTACATTTCAAATTCTTCCTCCACTGATGGCTCTCAAGTACTCCATACCTTTGGATACTAACATAATAAAATGAAACACTGTCCATGTTTAAGCTCATGCCTATTTGGTTATTACTATTTTTAATTAATGATCCACATCAAAACAATGTTTAATTAGATAAAACAATATAAGGATTTTGATTTAAATAGATTCCTCAAAAATAGTCCCAAAAATATATTGCATATTCTACCTTTAGAAATAGACTTAATAAAATATCTGTCTCAGGACAAATTGAAAAACAGATAAACTTTTACGAATATGGGATCAAAAGCTTTTCTTTTAAACCACAATACTATCAATAtaggttttttttgtgttttttttttgttttgagaAGACCTGCCGATCAAAGTTTAACTGCAGTAACATCTGTGCCAATGATGCAATGGAAGGAAACAGGACTCTGGCTATTTGGTACACATTAAACATACACTTACATATATTAGATATAATAATGCTGAAAAGTCATCTGAACTACTTTAAAGAAGAAATTCTGATACCACTGTACAAAAGTTCGatgtttgaatgatgaataCACAAGCATGGACATAGATTTGAGAATTAAACAACAAAATCAACTCCTAATCTTGTGAAGATCACAAGTATTGAAAATTACTTCATAAAGCCGGAGGTTTGTTTTGATCTTCACTTATGCTCTGATCATAACTACTACAGAAGGTGCAACATCTCCTAGAAGAGAGATGATCAAGTATTAAGTATTCCATTCGAAGCTTAGAAGTTGAGATTTAGTATACCAACTCCAACAGGTTTTCTTGTTTAGCAGACAGGCCCTGATTCAATCAACACAATTTAGGCTATTTGGAGAGAGTAAATTTGACTGTTAGTTCAAATCcaacaaaataaaaatgaacagCAAATCTAGAAGAAACAATGTGATCACTGCCTCCTGGGCACAGAGGAAGATCATGTGTATCATTTAAATGCATAGAGTCAAATGAGATAATGTATTGCTGATCCTCCACAGAAATAAGTGTTTGACTGCTCCTTAGTAGTAATTCCTCAGTAAAGGTGGTTTCCAGGTCATTACCAGCCTTGTGTTTGTGCTGCTCAATACCTGGATAGAGAGGCGTGGGACACATTATTCCCCCTCAGTCTCACAGAATTCTATTACTAACCAAGCCAAGACATTAGAAAAATGAACACAGAGAATAAGCCAGTGAGCATACCAGTGTTGATAGAATCAGAGCCACAGGCCTAACTCAAACCACAGGCCTAACTCAAAAGGAGCATTACTAACAGGGTAAAAGAGCAACAGGAGTCAtgacacaggagagagtcagTGCAATTTCACGAGCGCAACTAGAAGCAAAGGAGAATGGTTTCAGGAGGAGTTTGTCAAATAAACACTCAAAATGTACGCATTATGTTTTGAGCATCTCAGTTCAtgatattataaaatatattccaaaataaaaaaaagtgaataaatgttttaatcTATGGCAATCGAAGGcccaggtgtttttttttttttgggggggggggggggggggtgtaattaGTGAAAATGGTGATTAACACTGTGCTGACCTTTGGTTTATTTTATTACAGAAGTGGTACTCATTGAAGATTGGGTCAAGCTAGCTGCCTACAGAGCTACCTGCAAGTAATAAGGCAAAACACtcggaggaaaaaaaaatccccaCTGCCATCTATCTGCACTCCAGGTTCAATTCATTGTTCACTAAATTAAATTGTAGAATTTATCTACACAGAAAAAAAAGCAGAACTGAAAATATTTGCTCCAAGGAAAACAACAGCACGATTTGTCCACTTCCTTTTGATGACTTCAACCGCCCCGACCTGCCCCGCCCCGCCCCTAACCCCACCCCTGACCCCGCCCGACCACATATCGACTCCAGTAAACTAAGCTGGAGTTAAAGGGTGACTGCAGAACTCCAGGTGAGTGTAGATGTGTCTCACTTAAGTTGCACTTTTGGATTTTAGATTACACTCAGAGTCTGAAATGGCAGCTTCATTTAACTCCTACCACCAGTGTCGTAGTCCAGTGTACAAGACAAATCCCtagagacagacacaaacaccccTTCACCTTGAAGGTAAGACTGAAGGTGAAACAAGAACTACATTTCTACTAAGGGGTAAAATCAAATGAATAATCTTATAAA
The window above is part of the Brachyhypopomus gauderio isolate BG-103 chromosome 9, BGAUD_0.2, whole genome shotgun sequence genome. Proteins encoded here:
- the LOC143522464 gene encoding uncharacterized protein LOC143522464 isoform X1 — translated: MEEDVEVAADTCMEDPLEPSRTIVAQDGGAQLEHLHPEALLLTPRADVLEDDHSSASSSMKVADRLTYLEQRVQMQEDEIQLLKVALADVLKRLNISEEQSAGLKKRGPVLEARPVSLALSTRGTSNTTPLLKKGSTSTPPSSVSSRVFSPSPVSKSSPPGSVKGCPSDSGGRKLPASITNTSTSRKLQERPKDASTRVLGRQHVSHCKVTMQIYLSPLRRRTGSTEVAATTVKLQGVHPPTNRPAPDKSATQEVDRSERSPVFTSPLQKSPCESPFSPTHIPVYKRTSKSSSQYFQICY
- the LOC143522464 gene encoding uncharacterized protein LOC143522464 isoform X2 translates to MEEDVEVAADTCMEDPLEPSRTIVAQDGGAQLEHLHPEALLLTPRADVLEDDHSSASSSMKVADRLTYLEQRVQMQEDEIQLLKVALADVLKRLNISEEQSAGLKKRGPVLEARPVSLALSTRGTSNTTPLLKKGSTSTPPSSVSSRVFSPSPVSKSPPGSVKGCPSDSGGRKLPASITNTSTSRKLQERPKDASTRVLGRQHVSHCKVTMQIYLSPLRRRTGSTEVAATTVKLQGVHPPTNRPAPDKSATQEVDRSERSPVFTSPLQKSPCESPFSPTHIPVYKRTSKSSSQYFQICY
- the LOC143522464 gene encoding echinoderm microtubule-associated protein-like 1 isoform X3, encoding MEEDVEVAADTCMEDPLEPSRTIVAQDGGAQLEHLHPEALLLTPRADVLEDDHSSASSSMKVADRLTYLEQRVQMQEDEIQLLKVALADVLKRLNISEEQSAGLKKRGPVLEARPVSLALSTRGTSNTTPLLKKGSTSTPPSSVSSRVFSPSPVSKSSPPGSVKGCPSDSGGRKLPASITNTSTSRKLQERPKDASTRVLGRQHVSHCKDLSEPPKKKDWVY